GATCGAAGCCGGTCAGCACGCGATAACGCTCCAACGCCTGCTGCTCGCGCGTACCGGCCTCGGCCAAAGCGATCTTTGCGGCCAGGGCCTCCTCTTTTGCGAGCAGCAAGTCGGTGCGTGCGAGATCGCCGACTCTCTCGCGCCGGGCGATATCGGCTGCGAGCTTCTCCGCCGTCACCAGGCGTTCGCGTGCAATCTCCAGTTCCGACCTGGCCAACGCCACGTTCCAGATCGATGTCCGCAGCTCGCCGGCAATGGCCAGACGTGCGGCAGCGATCGCCGCCTGTGCATCGGCCGCATCCTTGGCCGCGAATGCCTGGTGTGCCTTGCGCTGTCCGGGAACCCAGAGCGGCAGGGTCAGCTCGACTTCGCGCTCGCGAATCCCTTCGTTCTTGTTGAGTCGGTCATTCTTTTCCGCCACAGCGAGGGAAGGAGGTTCAGGAAACCAACCGTCGGCGATCGCCTTGCTGGCCTCGGCTTCGCCACGCCGTGCTTCGGCTGCTCTGCCCTGCGTGGCTCGTTCCCAAGCCCGATCCAGCGCCTCGCGTAGGGTGGGATCGGCCCAGGCATGGAGGGGCAGGACGGCCAGCAGCAGCCCTCCTGCGAGGGCCCGCGATAGCTTCATGAATCTCAAAATCGTCATCCTTGCTCAAGGTTGATTGGATTGGCCGCCATCTTGCCCGCGCCTGACCAACGACAATCTGACCTGCGGATTACATTTCTGTAATCTGGATACTTGCGCATGGATACGGCGGAAAATGTGTCATCGGCAGGCGCCGTCGTTGGAGAAAGGTGATGAAGATTCTGGTCGTGGAAGACGAACCCAAAACGGGAACCTATTTGAAACAGGGTCTGGACGAAGCCGGCTTCGTCGTTGATTTATCCACCAACGGCCTTGATGGACTGCATCAAGCGCTGAGCGAAGCCTACGACCTGGCCATCCTCGACGTCATGCTGCCGGGCATCGACGGCTGGCAGGTGTTGCAGGGCATACGGCGAGCCGGCAAGGAGATGCCCGTGCTCTTCCTGACCGCACGTGATCAGGTGGACGATCGGGTCAAGGGACTGGAATTGGGGGCGGACGACTATCTGGTGAAGCCGTTTGCCTTTTCCGAACTGCTGGCCCGCGTGCGTACCCTGCTGCGGCGCGGCGGCAAGTCGAAGGAATCCGAGTTTCTGCGCGCTGCCGATCTCGAGCTCGACCTCCTGCGCCGGCGTGTCAGCCGCGCCGGCAAACGCATTGACCTGACCGCCAAGGAGTTTGCCCTGTTGGAGTTGCTGCTGCGCCGGCAGGGCGAAGTGCTGCCACGCTCGCTGATCGCCTCCCAGGTCTGGGACATGAATTTCAACAGCGACACCAACGTCATCGAGGTGGCGATCAAGCGCCTGCGGCTCAAGATCGACGAAGGCTTCGAGCCCAAGCTGATCCGAACGGTGCGCGGCATGGGCTATGTGCTGGAGGTGGCGGATTGACGACGCGGCAAGGCCCCTCCCTCACGCTTCGCCTGACGCTGTCGTTCGCGCTGGCCTCGGTGCTGGTCCTCTTCCTGCTCGGGCTGATCATCGGCGATGCCGTGGAAAAGCATTTCGAGGAACAGGACATCGAACTGCTTTCGGGCAAGATGGAACTCGTCCGGCACATCCTCGCTCGATCGAAGGGGCCTTGGCCGAATCCAACGGTGACCCAAGAACTGGATGATGCCTTGACCGGACATCACGGACTGGCCGTCACCATTCGGGCAGCGGATGGCCGGATCGTTTTCACGAACGACATGCGCGCTTTTCCGTCCGATCTCTCGAAGGCCGGAGCAGCCGAAGGCGGGCGGCCCGTCAAATGGATTGCCGGCAACGGTCTGCCCATGCGTGGCATCGTGGCTTCTGCCGAGACGGCCGAGGACGGGACCATGCTTACCGTTGGAATTGCTACCGAGATCGACCATCACGAACATTTCATGAAATCGTTTCGGCACACCTTGTGGTCATTCGTAGCAACGGCAGCCCTCGTCATGGGCATGCTCGGATGGTTCGTCGCCCAACGTGGCCTGTCTCCATTGAAGGCAATCAAGCAGCGGGCAGCGGCGATCACCGCAAATAACTTGCACTTTCGTCTGCCCTCCGAGGCGATTCCCCGAGAACTGGCCGAGCTGACCGATACGCTGAACGGCATGCTCTCCAGGTTGGAAGAGTCTTTTCAGCGGCTCGCCGACTTTTCCTCGAACCTCGCACATGAGCTGCGTACGCCGATCAGCAATCTCCTCACGCAGACCCAGGTCATGCTTTCGAGGGCGCGTTCAGCCGACGAATACTGCGACGTGCTGGCCTCCAACGCCGAAGAGTTCGAGCGTCTGTCGCGCATGATTTCCGACATGCTTTTCCTGGCCAAGGCTGACAACAACCAGATCATTCCGAACCTCGAGCCCGTCGACCTGGCCGAAGAGGTTCACAGCCTCCTGGAATATTACGAAATCCTCGCCGAAGAAAAGCGCTTGCACCTTTCAGTGTCGGGGAATGGCGTCGTCAACGGCGATCGCTTGATGCTCCGGCGGGCAATCAGCAATCTCCTGTCCAACGCCATCCGTCATACCCCGGAGGATGGCAGTATCGCCATCCGGATCCATGACAGTGATCAGGAGCGAGTCGGTCTCAGCGTCGAAAATTCCGGTCCAGCCATTCCTCCTGAGCACCTCGAGCGTCTATTCGACCGTTTTTACCGAGCAGACAGCGCTCGGAACAGGACGACGGAGGGAGCTGGATTAGGTCTGGCGATTACCCGCTCGATTCTCCGCGCACATGGAGGGGACGTCCATGTGACTTCCGCAGACCAATCGACCCGGTTCATGTTGTTGATGCCCGCCAAATCTGGCGAGTAGCTAGAGGAGCCATGCAAAGCGCGCTTTCTGAGCATTTCCTGTCCGATCTGCCCTGCCGATTCAACCTAAAAACCTCAGTTGGACGCGCCCGATGGTGCGTCCCGGCGGGTGCATGGCGCGACGCATCGAGGCGGCAGGCTCATGCCTGCAAGGAGGAGCTTTAATCACAGATTGTTCATTAGGGCGCGAGGCGATTTCGAGGCGAGGGCGAGGCGATTTGCGTTTGCGCGATGAGCCAAAACCCTCGTCTATTGGCGAGGAGCGCGGGCGCAAAGGGCCCGCCCGCAGACCGGAAGCGCCCGCGCAGTCCAGAATGAAAAGGCTTGCTCACGTTCATCCGGTGACAGGACGGTCTAATGGACAATCTGGGTTAATGCCAGGCGCCCGCTTAGGAATTGCCAGGGGGCGCGTAGCGGGGTCACCTTTTCGGTGAGCTGTGAAGGTGAGGCAAGTTCTGATTTCCGAAGGCATTCTTCACCTTGAGAAGCGGTCAACTGGGGTTTTTAGGTTCAACCCAACGCGCATGATCGCCATGCCCACCCGCGGAGGATGAAATACCCATGCGCAAGATAGGGGCATGGCTCATCAAGACGCCGATTGGCGAACCGGTCGCGCAGGGTCTCGTCGAAGAGGACATTTTCCGACATGACGATTACCCCAGTGCTTGATTCAGATCGGCAATCAGATCGGCAGGATCTTCCAGGCCCACGGAAAGACGCAACATGGCATCCGAGATGCCGCGCCGCGTGCGCTCCTCCGGCGTCAGGCCGTGGTGCGTCGTCGTACATGGCTGGGTCACCAGACTCTCGACACCGCCAAGACTGGGCGCCAGCGCGAAGAGCTTAAGCTTGTCGGCAACACGAGTGGCATCGTCGCCATTCCCTTTGACCTCAATGGTCAGCATGCCGCCGAAACCGCTCATCTGCCTCTTCGCCAGCGCATGACCGGGGAAGTCCGGCAAGCCGGGATAGAGCACGCGGCTGACCTTGGGATGCTTCGCCATCGCCTCGGCAATGTTTTGCGCAGAAGCGTTCTGGGCATGTACGCGCACTGGCAGGCTGCGGATGCTGCGGGCGAGCTGGCTGGCGATTTCCGGAGCAATCGCCGTACCGAGGTTCTTGCGCCAGTTCCACACCGGCATCAGCAAGTCCTTGGAACCCATCAGGGCGCCGGCCGTGATGTCCGAGTGACCGCCGAGATACTTGGTGCAGGAGTGCACTACGAAATCGGCACCGAGCGCCAGCGGGTTCTGGTTGACTGGCGAGGCGAAGGTATTGTCCACCGCCACCAGTGCGCCGTGGGCATGGGCCATCTTGGCGATGGCATGGATGTCGAAAATCTCCAGCGTCGGGTTGGTTGGCGTTTCCAGGAACACCAGGCTCACGCCTTGCGACAGCAGTTCATCGAGACGGGCCAACTCATTGCCCAGCAGGAAATGACCGGGGATGCCCAGAAGCGGCAGTTGGGATGAAATGAGTTCCAGCGTGCCACCATAGGCGTCGCCGAGGCAGACGATACCCTTGCGGCCGTGGGATAGGAACAGTGCTGCCTCGGCGGCCATGCCGGAGCAGAAGGCCCATGCCATCTCGGCACCTTCGAGCGAGGCCAGTTTCTGCTCGATACTGGCGATGGTCGGATTGAGTCCATAGCGCGTATAGAGGCTGCCGGACTTCCGCCCGTCCACGACATCAAGTAGATCGGCGGTTGAGGCGAACTTGAAGGTGGTCGTGGTGTAGATCGGGGTATGCGGCGACCCATGTGCGTCGTCGATTTCTCCGGCGTGGATGCAGCGTGTGGCCAGTGCGTCTTTCATTTTGTTCTCCTCCTCACGGTTTCAGCAGTTGTTTGATGGTGGCGACAATGTCGGGATCGTCGAATTCGCGCCCTCCGGTGGCGCGATAGGCAATCTGCCCGTTGCGATCCACCAGGAATGTCGTCGGCAGCCCCTTCACCGCCCAGGCGGCCATGGTCTTCGAATCACGGTCGAACACAACGGGAAAGTCGGTAATCCCCGCGAATGAGAAGGCCGAATCCGGATCCTCGCCGACATTGACCGCGATGACCTCGAATTCGGCTGGCTTGAAGAGTTTGCGCACGCGGCTCAGCGACGGAAACTCCTTGCGGCAGGGCGGACACCAGGTTGCCCAGAAGTTGATGAGCACGACGCGCCCCTTGTACTGCGCCAGATCGACGATCTTGTCGTCGGTATCCATCAACCGCAAAGTCGGCGCTGGCGAGACGGTGGGCACGGCGGTCATGCCCCTGCCCTGGGCCCAGGCTGACGGCAGCACAGCCAGCAAGCCGAGGGCGGCAATGAAATGGCGCCGGTTACAATGTCGATCAGTCATGGGCGCATTCCAGTTGGTCGAGGACGATTTCATGATCTCCCTTGTTGTCGTGATAGCGGGCAATGAGGCGGAAAGGAGCGGCCGGTACCGACTCCAGCGTTGCCATGCCCATGATCCAGTCGCCGGGTTCGAAGCTGTTCTCCGTCTGGAACTGCGCCCAGCGGAAGGCAATCCTAGCGGATTGCGGCACCTTTGCCAGGGCCCAATCAGCATCCCATGACTCCGGCAATCGAAAGCCGATCCTGCGGCCTTTGGCGTCAGCGACACGCCAATCGGCAAGTCGGGTCAGGATCGGAATTGGTCCGCCATTCCGCATGCCAAAAGAAAAGCCGCAGGAGTTCGCGTAGGGGCGAATCGCTTCGGCCGCAAAGCCCCTGGCGGCGTAGAACGCCGAGAGGGGTGCCGGAGCCTGTGGATTGGCAGTCAGCACCACGTCGCCATGCCGGGCTTGATAGCGCCATGCAATGTCGTCGTTCGCGTGACCGTGTAGCGATAGCCCGGCCAGCAGAGCTGCGAATACGTGCAAGCGGAGGCTTCTCTTCATGCTCATGACAGCGCCTGATAGCTCGTGTCTGGGAGCCGAGTAGCAGCAACCGCCAGAAAGCCGCCTAAGGGAATAATCCGTGATGGCAAGCACGTCTCAACCATTCGGGCCATCGCCCCGCCATCGGGAAGGAACCCTGCGTTCCTGACCGAAACATCCTCGCATCCAGCCTTCTCCAGCAATGCACGAGCCTCGGCGGAGGAATGCCAGCGCGCCTCCGCGTAACTCCCTGTCTGCTTAACTCCTTTGGAGAGATAGAGGAGACTGTGCCGGTTGAGCAGACCAAGGGCTAGCCGCTGCCTGGCCGCCCGAGTCATTTCGCGGATGGCCCTTTGTTCATCCGATTGTGCAACCCCTTTTCTGTAAATTTCCTCAGCGGTGGTCATGACGCTCGGGTTACGGGTTGAGGTTGAGGTAGACCTTGCCGGTCATCCACTCGTCATCGAGTTCGGCGAAGAGAGCGGAGACGGGGCGCAGGCAGGAATCGGGGTTGGGGAAGATGCTCACCACCCGCGCTCGTCGGCGCAATTCCCGATTGATGCGTGTAAGGCCTGGTGGTGCGCAGCCGGATCCGATGAGAGAGCGGGAAGTGGCTTCGGCCGCCGCTTCGCGGCTTCACGTTCGCAACGCTCACGTGAGCCTGCGCCGAAACTTCGTTTTCGAAGATGGTCAGGCTTTCTGGGACGGCTTCCTCGGCCCATTGGGCGAGCTTGGGATGTTCCTTGCGCCAGACATCCAGAAATGCCTTCAAGAGGCGTTCGGCTTCTGTTCGGTCGGGGGCATTGAAGAGGGCGCGCAGTTGAGCCGCGACCGTTTTTCTGGCCTCTTGGCGCGTGACGAACTGAGCGGCGTTCTGTTGCAGATGGAACTGGTAACGCTGCCAGGGCACAGAGGAGAGCACGGCCCGGCGGGCGGCCTTGAGTCCGGCATGATCGTCGGCGACGATGAGCTTGACGCCCTTGGGTCCCCGGGCGAGCAGGCTTTCCAGGAAGCGCCGCTTTTTTATCTCGGCCTCCGAGGTGGCGATCTCGCAGCCCAGTACGCGGCGTTTGCCCGAAGCCTCGATGCCGACGGCGATGAGCACCGCGCAATCGACGATCCGGCCTTCCAGGCGCACTTTCTCGTATCGGGCATCCAAGAAGAGGTAAGGCACTCCGCCCAAGGGGCGTTCCCGCCAGGCTTTGAGTCCTTCGTCGTGCTTGGCGGCAGCGCGGCTGACCTGGGCGGAAGAGAGCGCAATCTCGGGGCCCAGCAGCCGTTGCAGCACGTCGATGACGCGGCGGGTGGAGACGCCTTGCACATACGTCTCGGCGAGCGCCAGATGGGCTGCCAGGTCGGTGCGGGTGCCCTTCTCCAAGGCGGAAGGGTAAAAGTCGCCGGATCGCACTTGGCTAGCACCTGGAAGGTCAATTCACCCAGCCGGGTGAGCATGGTTTTGGGTTTGAAGCCGTTGGCGTAATCGCGCCGTGTTTCGGCGCGCTCGTAGGGGCGGGCGCCGATGAACTCGCTTCGTTCGATCTTGGCAGCTTCATTGATGAGGATACGCAGGGCTTCGCCGGCGCCGTCCAAGCCATTTTCAAGCAAGACGGCATAGGCGACTTCCAAAGGATTCGTTTCGACACGCATCACCATGAGGGATACACTCCTTTCTCGAGGTCATGGCGTCAGACTCACCAGCGCACCGCCTGCTGGGCGGGAACCTCCGGCGCTACGCGCCTGCGTCCCCCGCCCAGCAGACAACAGGCAAAACGGAATTTACAGAAAGAACGATACACAACTAATGGATATGCTGCTTGCCGAAAAAACGACCCAAAGGAACTACCAAGTCCTCCGGACGACGCCAGCCTGAAGGAATCCAGATCAGGCCGGGCAGGAAGATAAGTTCGGACCTGGGTGCTATGACGGTAATCTCGACTTGGCTGTCGATCTGACGCAGCCTGCGTGCTGCGGCGAGCGCGGCAAAGCCAGCGCCGATAATGGAGACGCGCTTCATAAAACCACACTCTTGATGATGATGTAGGTCGCAACGATCATCAATCCCCAGGCAAAGCCCTGCCGCAGGGCTTCACCCGACCAGCGACGGGCCAGCCGAGCGCCCGTCAGACTGGAGAGGACTGTCACCCCGGCGAAGGCGCCCATGACCGAATAATTGACTGTCACGGAACCTAGGTAGCCGACGAAGCCGCTGAGCGAGTTCAGCGACACGACTGCCAGCGATGTGCCGATCGCCCGTTTCATCGGGATGCCGGCCAGCAGCACCATGGCCGGCACGATGAGGAATCCGCCCCCGACACCTACGACGCCCGCGAGCAGGCCCACGCCGCTGCCGGAAACGATGAGAAGAATCACCCGTGCCCTGTCGCTGCGCTCAGTGTTTTGATGGTTGCCCGCTTTCTTGCGAAGCATCCGATAGGCGGCGACATACATCACAACCGCAAAGAGTCCGAGTTGGAATGTGACCGGCACCGTGGCGCCCAAGCGGGCACCGGCATAGGTTCCAGCCACACCGAGCGGACCAAAAGTGGCCGCCGCCCGCAGGTCTACGTTGCCTGCCCGCCAGTGGTCCCAGGCGGAGAGCACGGCGGTGATGGCGATAATGCCCAGGCCCATGGCGATGGCTTCCTTGGGCGGCAAGTGCAGCAGGTAGATCAGCGCCGGCACCACAACAATGCCACCACCGCTGCCGAAAACCCCCAGCGCAAGCCCTGTCAACACACCGGAAAGCAAAGCCCAGGTCAGCATGACACTCCCCACCCTTCGTTCAGCATCTTGTCCACTTCGGCATCGAGCGCTTCTTTGATCTCCAGGGGGGCGATATTGTCGGCACCCAAGATGGCCAGGATGTCGCCCGGCATGACGATCACGCCATCGGATGGTTGTATTGGCCTGCTGTTAAGCCAGATTGAGGGGAATCCGTGGCCATGGGCATCTCGCTCGGTGCTGATGTCGATGGTGGCAGGACAGCATCTGGCATCGAATGGGCTGGATTCAGGCGTGGGTGAGTCTCCTCGCCGAGGATCGCAAGCCCCAGGCCGGAGAGCATCATCGCCGCTGCAACGAACCAGAAAGCCCCTTCGATGGACTGTGTGGATGCCGCCGCCAACCCGAGGCCAAGTGCGCCAATGCCGTAGCCCAGATC
This genomic interval from Sulfuricystis multivorans contains the following:
- a CDS encoding TolC family protein — its product is MKLSRALAGGLLLAVLPLHAWADPTLREALDRAWERATQGRAAEARRGEAEASKAIADGWFPEPPSLAVAEKNDRLNKNEGIREREVELTLPLWVPGQRKAHQAFAAKDAADAQAAIAAARLAIAGELRTSIWNVALARSELEIARERLVTAEKLAADIARRERVGDLARTDLLLAKEEALAAKIALAEAGTREQQALERYRVLTGFDRLPVPIEEVVAAPTTAEHPRLRLARTAVERARAEMQVAHEDRRNPPELSLGLLQARDGFGAANVNTVRIGIRIPFASEARNAPKIAAANSGLIRAEAEYRQVVAELAAAQREAQVALDNAEAAHQAAQVRAGLASERLALQEKAFALGELGLAEFMRVRAAANEARLDLLRATHALAAARAQVNQARGILP
- a CDS encoding heavy metal response regulator transcription factor, which gives rise to MKILVVEDEPKTGTYLKQGLDEAGFVVDLSTNGLDGLHQALSEAYDLAILDVMLPGIDGWQVLQGIRRAGKEMPVLFLTARDQVDDRVKGLELGADDYLVKPFAFSELLARVRTLLRRGGKSKESEFLRAADLELDLLRRRVSRAGKRIDLTAKEFALLELLLRRQGEVLPRSLIASQVWDMNFNSDTNVIEVAIKRLRLKIDEGFEPKLIRTVRGMGYVLEVAD
- a CDS encoding heavy metal sensor histidine kinase, with translation MTTRQGPSLTLRLTLSFALASVLVLFLLGLIIGDAVEKHFEEQDIELLSGKMELVRHILARSKGPWPNPTVTQELDDALTGHHGLAVTIRAADGRIVFTNDMRAFPSDLSKAGAAEGGRPVKWIAGNGLPMRGIVASAETAEDGTMLTVGIATEIDHHEHFMKSFRHTLWSFVATAALVMGMLGWFVAQRGLSPLKAIKQRAAAITANNLHFRLPSEAIPRELAELTDTLNGMLSRLEESFQRLADFSSNLAHELRTPISNLLTQTQVMLSRARSADEYCDVLASNAEEFERLSRMISDMLFLAKADNNQIIPNLEPVDLAEEVHSLLEYYEILAEEKRLHLSVSGNGVVNGDRLMLRRAISNLLSNAIRHTPEDGSIAIRIHDSDQERVGLSVENSGPAIPPEHLERLFDRFYRADSARNRTTEGAGLGLAITRSILRAHGGDVHVTSADQSTRFMLLMPAKSGE
- a CDS encoding trans-sulfuration enzyme family protein, which gives rise to MKDALATRCIHAGEIDDAHGSPHTPIYTTTTFKFASTADLLDVVDGRKSGSLYTRYGLNPTIASIEQKLASLEGAEMAWAFCSGMAAEAALFLSHGRKGIVCLGDAYGGTLELISSQLPLLGIPGHFLLGNELARLDELLSQGVSLVFLETPTNPTLEIFDIHAIAKMAHAHGALVAVDNTFASPVNQNPLALGADFVVHSCTKYLGGHSDITAGALMGSKDLLMPVWNWRKNLGTAIAPEIASQLARSIRSLPVRVHAQNASAQNIAEAMAKHPKVSRVLYPGLPDFPGHALAKRQMSGFGGMLTIEVKGNGDDATRVADKLKLFALAPSLGGVESLVTQPCTTTHHGLTPEERTRRGISDAMLRLSVGLEDPADLIADLNQALG
- a CDS encoding TlpA family protein disulfide reductase yields the protein MTDRHCNRRHFIAALGLLAVLPSAWAQGRGMTAVPTVSPAPTLRLMDTDDKIVDLAQYKGRVVLINFWATWCPPCRKEFPSLSRVRKLFKPAEFEVIAVNVGEDPDSAFSFAGITDFPVVFDRDSKTMAAWAVKGLPTTFLVDRNGQIAYRATGGREFDDPDIVATIKQLLKP
- a CDS encoding sulfite exporter TauE/SafE family protein, whose protein sequence is MLTWALLSGVLTGLALGVFGSGGGIVVVPALIYLLHLPPKEAIAMGLGIIAITAVLSAWDHWRAGNVDLRAAATFGPLGVAGTYAGARLGATVPVTFQLGLFAVVMYVAAYRMLRKKAGNHQNTERSDRARVILLIVSGSGVGLLAGVVGVGGGFLIVPAMVLLAGIPMKRAIGTSLAVVSLNSLSGFVGYLGSVTVNYSVMGAFAGVTVLSSLTGARLARRWSGEALRQGFAWGLMIVATYIIIKSVVL